A genomic segment from Ptychodera flava strain L36383 chromosome 23 unlocalized genomic scaffold, AS_Pfla_20210202 Scaffold_23__1_contigs__length_28996876_pilon, whole genome shotgun sequence encodes:
- the LOC139123813 gene encoding LIM and calponin homology domains-containing protein 1-like, whose amino-acid sequence MEPDNRAREYQNIERKQRSFDDSDRRPQAQTRHSLQGPGPYSSSSENIPHGVKKNNGPLPDNVIQNLAHTTGNNGIGSQRSPTSPQRYPYASQPPTAAVPPAPAGNKQPSNLSVSGKVLCTKCGTALGKGSAMIIKSLGLHFHMHCFKCCVCNVQLETDAKGTDVRIRASRLHCQNCYSNDAVSPRSHEASTSQVQRP is encoded by the exons ATGGAACCAGATAACAGAGCTAGAGAATATCAGAACATTGAGAGAAAACAGAGAAGCTTTGATGATAGTGATCGCCGACCACAAGCACAAACTAGACATTCTCTGCAGGGACCAGGTCCCTATAGTAGTTCTTCTGAGAATATTCCTCATGGAGTTAAGAAAAATAACGGCCCACTTCCTGATAATGTCATTCAG AACTTGGCACATACAACTGGCAACAACGGCATTGGTTCACAGAGGTCACCGACCTCACCACAGAGGTACCCGTATGCATCTCAGCCACCAACAGCTGCAGTTCCGCCAGCACCTGCAGGTAACAAACAGCCGAGCAATCTGTCTGTCAGTGGCAAAGTACTTTGTACAAAATGTGGAACTGCGCTGGGCAAAGGTTCTGCCATGATCATCAAGTCTCTTGGACTTCACTTccatatgcattgttttaag TGTTGTGTTTGTAATGTACAGCTTGAAACCGATGCCAAGGGCACGGACGTCAGGATCAGGGCTTCCAGACTACACTGCCAGAACTGTTACAGTAATGATGCAG tGAGTCCAAGGTCACATGAGGCATCAACAAGTCAAGT
- the LOC139124287 gene encoding uncharacterized protein: MVKYNTQVKTKIITDKDIQKICKSIVNGRGFAKMLYQSSCLREPIQKEFLSRLSTQCQQLVSKKNPSYLRSTSPDDLLSVNWEKITNEWKERAPLLYKTLVAIAAKNPNMQIPITGIAYHGSSLLFERNQNMSLVQHAIGMVLDHGGATNETVTIMNEIGCCVSASSSYKKKRQVSMKHAQLIEEGFTKPVINIENIKGAEAVLSNLPSELCTTETVNKSPVSFLDKETLDLIHQSDAELRDCDINCVTSGIVELLFLQISAAQQPPQTARGDKPRVLSKVVFGGDVLTIERAYTAQMSMFNGETDYETLAGIIHRPEGLHRVMNSIRSDDDDDDDDDDDDADDDGGGVVVVVVVITELDSLL, translated from the exons ATGGTGAAATACAATACCCAGGttaaaacaaaaatcatcaCAGACAAGGACATACAGAAAATCTGCAAATCTATAGTCAATGGAAGAGGTTTTGCAAAGATGCTATACCAAAGCAGCTGTTTAAGGGAACCTATTCAGAAGGAGTTTCTATCAAGGTTATCCACACAGTGTCAACAACTTGTAAGCAAAAAAAACCCATCTTATCTCAGATCTACATCACCAGATGATCTCCTTAGTGTCaactgggaaaaaattacaaatgaatggaaagaaag agCACCGCTGCTATATAAAACTCTAGTGGCCATAGCAGCTAAGAACCCAAACATGCAGATCCCAATAACCGGCATTGCCTATCATGGAAGTTCTCTGCTCTTTGAGAGAAACCAAAACATGTCTTTGGTACAGCATGCCATTGGCATGGTTTTAGATCATGGAGGGGCAACCAATGAA ACTGTGACTAtcatgaatgaaattggttgctGTGTCTCAGCAAGTAGCAGCTACAAGAAAAAAAGGCAAGTTTCGATGAAACATGCACAGTTGATTGAGGAGGGGTTTACCAAACCAGTCATCaacattgaaaatataaaaGGGGCTGAGGCAGTTTTGTCCAATTTGCCATCAGAACTTTGTACAACTGAAACTGTGAACAAATCACCAGTATCATTTCTTGATAAAGAAACACTGGACTTGATACACCAAAGTGATGCAGAACTTAGAGATTGTGACATTAATTGTGTCACAAGTGGTATTGTTGAG CTTCTGTTTCTTCAAATAAGTGCGGCTCAACAACCACCACAGACAGCAAGG GGGGATAAGCCCAGAGTTCTTAGCAAAGTTGTGTTTGGTGGTGATGTTTTGACAATTGAAAGGGCGTACACAGCACAGATGTCAATGTTTAATGGAGAGACAGATTATGAGACACTTGCAGGAATAATTCACAGACCTGAAGGTTTACACAGGGTGATGAACTCCATACGG tctgatgatgatgatgatgatgatgatgatgatgatgatgcagatgatgatggtggtggtgtggtggtggtggtggtggtgataacTGAACTTGATAGCCTT CTGTGa
- the LOC139123571 gene encoding calponin homology domain-containing protein DDB_G0272472-like produces MWTLEKDKEEDKKQEIEVKKRHIERKRRRTRELEIEKLRLEAEAQLKKEWEELEREKQRQQERELIAQQKLEEIRREQEKLNRHKLELERQQEEELRELEEERKKLLSNSPPTKATNLMPRTTYSKFAALGQPEYKKEPNKAQKSVLKKPKASEQTEAELKKTNVPQSNLSNKDAYRRFAAIPHGDEDRYQPQPQEQQQPQPQIKQSYTLESRPNITSPKHPTTSPNTVTAEQPVKKRDHSLLRLNLNQRTTNTTRNHRLMYRKGT; encoded by the coding sequence ATGTGGACACTTGAGAAGGACAAGGAGGAGGACAAGAAACAGGAGATTGAAGTGAAGAAGAGACATATCGAACGGAAACGGAGGAGGACCCGAGAGCTGGAGATTGAAAAGCTGAGACTTGAAGCAGAGGCACAGCTTAAGAAAGAATGGGAAGAACTTGAGAGGGAGAAACAGAGGCAACAAGAGAGGGAGTTGATTGCGCAGCAGAAACTGGAAGAAATCCGCAGAGAGCAAGAAAAACTGAACAGACACAAGTTAGAACTTGAGAGACAGCAGGAAGAAGAACTGAGAGAACTTGAAGAAGAAAGGAAGAAGCTACTCAGCAACAGCCCTCCTACCAAGGCGACAAATCTGATGCCAAGAACAACTTACTCCAAATTTGCTGCCCTTGGCCAGCCAGAATACAAAAAAGAACCCAATAAGGCTCAGAAGTCAGTGTTGAAGAAACCAAAAGCCAGTGAACAGACCGAAGCAGAGCTGAAGAAAACAAACGTGCCGCAGAGTAATCTATCGAACAAAGATGCCTACCGCAGATTTGCAGCTATCCCTCATGGAGATGAAGATAGATACCAGCCCCAACCTCAAGAACAACAACAGCCACAGCCGCAGATAAAGCAATCCTACACACTGGAGAGTCGTCCCAACATCACATCTCCAAAGCATCCCACAACATCACCGAACACTGTGACCGCCGAACAACCAGTGAAGAAGAGAGACCATTCCTTACTCAGGCTCAATTTGAACCAGCGTACAACCAATACTACAAGAAACCACAGACTGATGTACCGGAAAGGGACGTAG